The genomic DNA AGGTGGTTAACCAGGAACTTCACATCGACGTCCAGGATTTTCTTCCCGCGACGCTTCCCAACGGAGGAAACGCGCCGATGTACGACGACAGGATCATCGCCCATGAGATGGTACATGCAGTAATGGGGCGCACCATGAATTTTGTCGCGCTCTCCACCTGGTTCAAGGAGGGTGCTGCGGAATTCATTCACGGAGCCGACGAGCGGCTCGCGGCGGACATCACAAATGCCGGCGGTGGCGCCGCTGGAAGAAACGCCGTCGTCGCTGCCATAAACGGCCCCTGGGTCAGCGACAGTCGCCACTATTCCGCTGGTTATGCTGCAGTCAAGTACATGGATTCACAGATAGCCGGGGGAATTCAGGCGGTCCTCAACCACCTCAACACGAATGCCGGATCCACCCTCAGTCAGGCGCTGTCGGCTCTTTCAGGGGGCACCTATGCCGACGAAGCCGCTTTTCTCGCTGATTTCAATGCAAACGGCGCCGCATACATAGCCGGCCTGAATCTGGGTGATGCTGATACCGGTTCCGTTGGAGGGGGCACCGCCACCTCCGTCGTTCCCGATCTGGGCGGCCCGGCCACTGACGACCCCCTGACGGGCTTCACCGAGATTTGGCCCACAGCCGCCGCAACTCCGTCGACAGTTGCCGTTCAGATAGGCGCAGACAGTGGCGACACCTTCGAGCTCAGGCTGGCGGCTGCAGGGGCCTCGGATCTCGGCCTCTCGGGAGTAGATGTGACTGTCGATGCTCGTGATGCTATTGACCGGTTCGATGCAGCCATAAAAACACTGAGCAGCATCAGAGGCGACATGGGTGCCGACCTTAACCGCCTTGGCCATATGCTTGCCACGGCGATGAACGAATACGAGAACCTGGCTGCCAGCAACAGCCGCATTCTGGACGCGGATGCGGCCGAAGAGACGGCACGGCTTACCAGAAGCGACATACTTCTTCAGGCCAGTACGGCTCTCATGTCCAACATCATGAACGCTCCCCGGTACGCCCTTTCCCTCCTTGCAGCATAATCAGCACGCAGGCTGTGCAGAGGTGCGCGTAAAATAGGCACCCTTTGTTTTGTATTAGCTTTACTCCCCATAGTTTTCGAGTCAATGGGGCAATAGAACGTGGATTTCTTCTTGGCATGCCACGTGCTAATTCAATTACCTGAAGCATGTTACCGACTGGCAAAGGCGCCTTCACTTTCGTGGAGGCGCCTTTTTTTTCATTCGAGGATTCTACTATGGCCCGACCAGACTACTACGACGCTCCCGAGTGCGATACCCATCAGGAAAAGGGTGCACCGAAGTTCTGCAAGAAATCCGAGCCGGGTGAGGGGACGGAGCGCTCCTGCGCCTACGACGGGGCCCGCGTCGTCCTCATGCCCGTCACCGACGTCATCCATCTCGTTCACGGTCCCATCGCCTGCGCCGGCAACTCGTGGGACAACCGCGGCGCCCGATCGAGCGGCTCCCAGCTCTACCGCCGCGGATTCACGATGGAGATGCTGGAGAACGACGTCGTCTTCGGAGGCGAGAAGAAGCTCTACCGGGCGATCCTAGACCTGGCGGAGCGCTACCCCGAGGCCCGGGCGATCTTCGTCTACGCCACCTGCGTGACCGCCATGACCGGGGATGACATCGAGGCGGTTTGCAAGGCGGCACAAGAATTTATCAATAAGGATTTTTGTTCAGGCCAAGGCGGCGACGAGGAAGCGACGCAGGCGTACGCGGAAGTACGTCGAGGAGCTTCCGACGGAGCCAACGCCGGGATGGACGAAAAGCCGCCGTTGAGGGTACCGGTCCCTGTTATTCCAGTCAATACCCCCGGCTTCATCGGCGACAAGAACATCGGCAACCGCCTGGCGGGGGAGATCCTCTTCAAACGCGTGATCGGAACTGCTGAGCCCCCCATCCTCGGCGAATATCCGATCAACCTCATCGGGGAGTACAACATCGCCGGTGACCTCTGGGGGATGCAGCCCCTCTTCGACCGGCTCGGGATACAGATACTCTCCTGCTTTTCCGGCGACGCGAAATTCGAGGAGCTCCGCTACGCTCACCGGGCGAAGCTCAACGTGATCATCTGTTCGAAGAGCCTCACCAATCTCGCCAAGAAGATGCAGAAGAATTACGGGATGCCCTACCTGGAGGAGTCGTTCTACGGGATGACCGACACGGCGAAGGCGCTCCGCGACATCGCCCGAGAGCTCGACGACGCGGTTGGGGGGCTCGAGAAGCGGATCATGCAGGACCGGGTGGAGCGGCTCCTCGAAGAGGAAGAGGCGAAGTGCCGGGAGCGGATCTCACCGTACCGTGCGCGCCTCGAGGGGAAGCGGGCCGTTCTCTTCACGGGAGGGGTGAAGACGTGGTCGATGGTGAACGCCCTGCGGGAGCTGGGGGTGGAGATCCTCGCGGCCGGCACCCAGAACTCTACCCTCGAGGACTTCTACCGGATGAAGTCGCTCATGCACAAGGACGCCCGGATCATCGAGGACACTTCGACGGCGGGGCTTCTCGGGGTGATGCGGGAGAAGATGCCCGACCTGATCGTCGCCGGCGGCAAGACCAAGTTCCTCGCGCTCAAGACGAAGACCCCCTTTCTCGACATCAACCATGGCCGTTCCCACCCCTACGCCGGATACGAGGGGATGGTGACCTTCGCGAAGCAGCTCGATCTGACGGTGAACAATCCGATCTGGCCGGTGCTCAACCGCCCGGCTCCCTGGGAGAAGGAGGGGGGAATCGCGGCGGAAGCCGAGCAGGCCGCCTCTCATGCAGAAGCCTTCCTGGCTGAGGATATCTCGGCGTCCCGCGTGGCTGTTTCCACCAAGAAGGCAACGGTAAATCCGCAGAAGAATTCTCCCGCCCTCGGGGCCACCCTTGCCTACCTCGGCATCGACAGCATGCTGGGCCTCCTCCACGGGGCGCAGGGCTGCTCGACCTTCATCCGGCTCCAGCTCTCACGGCACTTCAAGGAATCGATCCCCCTCAACTGCACCGCCATGAGCGAGGACACGGCGATTTTCGGCGGATGGGAGAACCTCAAGAAGGGGCTCAAGCGGGTAATCGAAAAGTTCCATCCCGCTGTGGTCGGTGTGATGACCTCGGGACTGACCGAGACGATGGGGGACGACGTACGGAGCGCCATCGTCCACTTCCGCAAGGAAAACCCGGATCACGACGCGGTGCCCGTGGTGTGGGCTTCCACCCCCGATTACTGCGGATCGCTCCAGGAGGGGTACGCGGCGGCGGTGGAGGGTATCCTCTGCTCCCTTGCGGAGGGTGGAGAGACGATTCCCGGGCAGGTGAATCTCATACCTGGCGCCCACCTCACCCCTGCCGACGTGGAGGAACTGAAGGAGCTAGTTGAGTCGTTCGGGCTCGTACCGCTGACGGTTCCCGACATCTCCAATGCCGTTGACGGGCACATCGACGCCGAGGTCTCGCCGCTGGCCACCGGCGGTATTCCCGTGTCGGAGATCCCGAAGGCTGGAAGGAGCCTCGCCACCATTTACGTCGGCGATTCCCTCGCCAAAGCGGCCGTTGCGCTTCGCGAACGCTTCGGCATCCCCGCGTACGGGTTCACATCTGTCACAGGGCTTTCGGAGGTCGACCGGCTGATGGCGACCCTGTCCGAGATAAGCGGCCGGCCGGTACCGGAAAAGCACCTCCGCTGGAGAAGCCGGCTCATGGACGCGATGGTGGACAGCCACTACCAGTTCGGGACGAAGAAGGTCGCACTCGCCCTGGAGGCGGATCACCTGAAGGCGCTCTCCCGCTTTCTCGACGGGATGGGGTGCGAGATAACCGCCGCCCTTTCCGCCACACGGACCCGGGGACTCGACTCACTACCCAGCGGGAACGTGTTTGTCGGGGACCTGGAGGACCTGGAGACAGCAGGGAAGGGGGCGGACCTCCTCGTGGCCAACTCCAACGGACGGCAGGCGGCGGCGAAGCTCGGGATCAAGGCGCATCTGCGGGCGGGGCTCCCAGTTTTCGACCGCCTCGGTGCCCACCAGAAGGTGTGGGTGGGGTACCGCGGGACGTTGAATCTCGTATTCGAGGTGGCGAATCTGTTCCAGGCTAATGCAAACGAGGCACAGAAGCTGGCACACAATTAAAAAGCAGGTTCAGGTTGAGGTTAAGGTTTAGGAGAAAAATGCTTTCCCTCAACCTCAACCTCAACCTCTACCTGCCTCCGAAGGAGGCTTTATGAAAGTCGCATTTACATCGACGGACGGCCAGATCATCGACCAGCACTTCGGCCAGTGCAGCAGCTTCTTTGTCTGGGAGATCGGCGCAGATGAAGCTGGCTGCGTGGGGAAGGTGGATGCACTCACGACGGCTGAGGACGAGGAGGACCGGATCTCCGCCCGGGCCAATGCAATCGCCGACTGCGCCATCGTCTATACGATGCAGATCGGCGGCCCCGCAGCGGCGAAGCTGGTGGCGCGGAAGATACACCCGATGAAGACCGCCACGGAGCTTCCCGTCTCGGAGATCGTCGCAAAGCTCCAGGAGGTCCTCAAGGGGAACCCCCCGCCGTGGCTCAGGAAAGCGTTGCACAAGGAATCAGCCGGTTCATTTCTCGACGAGGAATAACGTTCGACACGACAACAACCTACTAGTTGTTGAATCACTAAGGTTGTTCAAAAGCAGACAGATCTTTGCACCCTCACGGGCGTAGCAGCAAGGTTCTTGTGTCTGGCAGCGGCGTCAGATTCGCGATGATTCCGTCGTCGGCGACGACCGATGGCCCGCAGGCGTAGCAGCGCTACGTCGAGGAGCCTGCGGAGGAGCCGGCGGCGGAAGGACGCGAATATGGCGTCGCATCCGAACAACAATCCTAAAGGAGGATCAGTATCATGGCTTACATCACCGGACTCAGAAGGAACAAGACGGAATACACCCCGGAATTCATCGTGGACATAGACATGGAGACCTGCATCGGGTGCGCCCGTTGCTACAAGGTGTGCGCCCACGACGTCCTCACCTTCGAGGAACTGGACGAGGACGATTCGGCGAAGATGTACATGAAGGTCGCCCGCCCGGACAACTGCATCGGGTGCCAAGCGTGCGGGAGGACGTGCAGCAAGAAGTGCTTCAGCTTCGCCCCCGTCGAACTTTGACGGCTGCGGCTTTTTGGCAATAGGTTCGTTGGCCTTCCTCCCTCCTTGTACGGCGTAGCGCTGCTACGCCTCCGCGTCGGGACTCGGCCGCCTGCCTCTTGCCGAAAAATCCACAGCCGTCAGGTCTTAACCGGCCGGGTGAAGAGTTTCGGGTTCTGGCAAGGCTTCGCAACGGACTCGGCGGAGGCGTGGCAGCGCCACGCCGCACAACGATGGACGGAAGCGAAACGCCGCCAGGTTCCGGAAATCTTCACCCGTAAAGGAGAAAGCTATGTTATTAGCTGTTGCTTCTAAGGATGGTAGAGAGATCGACCAGCACTTCGGTCATGCCGAGCGTTTCCTTATCTTCGACGTGGAGCCGGATGCGGTGAAGCTCGTGGACGAGAAGCACGTTGAGCGCTACTGCTCCTACGATGCCGACCATCCGCTCCGTGCCCATATCCTCCAGGGGATAGCGAAGGCCCTGGAAGGGTGCCGAGCCGTTGTGTGCGCGCAGATCGGGCAGGCGCCGCAGGTTGAGATGGAGCGGCTCGGCCTCGATGTCTTCGTCGCCGACGGGCCGATCAAGCCGGCCCTGCAGGAGATAGTGAAGATTCTGTAGCCCTCGCTCATTGCGAGACCGATCACAAAGAGGTGATGACTCATGGAGAATTCGGCCTTCAACCACTGCAATCTTCCTCCGTGGGTCATCGCCTCGCGCCACTTCAACGAAAACCCGCACCCCCTCGAGATCCAGGGGGTGCGCCAGGCGAACCATTTCCTCTTCGAGCGCCTTCGCACCATCGCGTCTGCCGAAGAGCGGGCCCACATCTTCAACGACTACATGTCGGTCAAGTTCCAGCTCCACCAGTGGGAGAGCCAGGCAAGCTCGAGCGCCCGCAAGAGCCTGCGCAACAGCTATTTACGGTTTCTCCGTGGCTGGATGATGGACTCCAACTCTGTCGAGGGCGCCGTCCTCAAGGGGTGGGTGGAGAGCCGGATAGGCATCCCCCCCACGTTCCACAGGATACGCATCCCGTCCATCCACTCCGAACAATACATGATCTTTGCCGTCGACCGCACCAAGGGGAGCGCCCGCACGAGTGCCATCAACTCGCAGCTCGACCTGCTCTACGAATACTGCCAGTACGAACTGGCGAGAAAGCTGCCTGAAGAGCGGCACGTGCGCCTTTTCCGCGGGACGAACGACGCCGACGACTACGAGGTTCTCGAGCAGGTGGGGAGGCGGGAGCAGATCGTTCGCCTCAACAACCTCGTCTCCTTCACTTCAAGCGAGGAGAGAGCGTGGGAGTTTGGCGATACGGTATGGGAGATTCGGGCCCCCCTCGTGAAGGTCTTCTTCTTCGGCGGGCTCCTCCCTCAGTCGATCCTGAAAGGGGAGGAGGAATTCCTGGTTATTGGAGGAGAATACCGTGTGCGGCGGATTATGTGCTAGAGCGACGCCATATTCGCGCCCTTCCGCCGCCGGCTCCTCCTCGGGCTCCTCGACGTAGCGCTGCTACGCCTGCGGGCCGTCGGTCGTCGCCGACGACGGAATCATCGCGAATCTGACTCCGCTGGTGGGCCATCTTATGCGCGCTCCGTGGCGCTTTCTGCGGGTGCGACGATCTGACTATTTTTGAACAACCTGGAGTTTTCCAACTACCTCCTTATCCTGAGAAAACAACGGCGAAAGCTTCACCAGGTCCTCCGCCAGCCGCTCCAGTTCGGCCACGAGGCGGCGGTCCATCTTTTTCAGCCACCGCTTCGGGAGCTCCGCCTCGCCGTAGTAGGCGCCGGCGAGGGCGCCCGCGATCGCCCCGGTGGTGTCGGCGTCCCCACCCTGGTTCACCGTCCCCACGACACATTCCTCGAAACTGCGCGATATGAAGAAGTGATGGAAGACCGTCTGGAGGGTGTCGACGACGTACCCGGTGGCAAGGCCGCGGTAGTGGTCGAAGGAAAAGGACGGATGTGACTGGATCAGCGTGTCGACCTCCCGCTTCAGCCTGTTTTTGGAGAAACCGAGGAGTGCAAGGTGAATCAGTCTCCCGAATGTGATGCAGGCGGCATCAGACAGAGGGTGGTTGTGGGTGAGCCTTGCCTGGGACAGGGCACACTGCTCGAGGAGGGTAGCGTCGCCTAGGCAGAAGAGGGCTGTTGGTAGCATCCGCATCACCGCGCCATTCCCGGCATCCCACTGGTTGAACGGTGCCTCCAGCTCACCCTTGAGCATGTAGCGGCGAATCCCCCTCCTGCAGGTCTCCCCAACGTCGACCGGCTTCGACCTGAGCCATGCTGCGAAGCTGTCGGCGATGCCGGTGAGGGACCACCCCCCGGCTGCCACTGTCGCCCGTGCGATGCACAACGACATCTGCGTGTCGTCCGTGACCTCGCCGGGCTTGAGACGTAGCCATCCCCCTCCGACGATGTCGTCGAGGCGGCCGTAGCGGCTTGTAATCTCCCCGGAGGTGAGGAACTCGGCGGGGGCGCCCAGGGCATCACCAAGAGCAAGCCCTACGAAGGCACTACGTGCCCGGGAAAGCATTTCAGTAGTTTGATTCATGTTCCCCGACGGTGCAATTACCGCACCCCGGCGGCCGCTGACCCGGAAGGCCGTGCATGAGTGAAAGGACCTCTTTTTTCGAAGCCGTGGCGCGGTGCAGGTGCACACTTTATAGGCAGACGCCGGAAATGAGGCAGTGCTTTGGCGGCGGAGGGCGGCAGCGCAGGATGTAATTTGCTGGTTATCAGGAGATTACGGAAGCTGGTCCGCGCTGGCATGGTTAATGCCATAGGTGGACAGAAGCATCGACAGTGGCAACGAAGCCCGACGCGAGGAGCGTCGGGCTTTTTTTTCGGCAAGGGCGCCGGGTGAATTTCATCCGGCGCCTTTCTCGTAAGGAGGAACGAATATGGCACACGCATGCGGTTCGGCTAAGAAGGTCCAGGGTCACCCCTGTTTCGGCGGCGATCACAGGAAAAACGGCAGAATGCATCTGGCGGTGGCTCCGAAGTGCAACATACAGTGCGGTTACTGCAGCCGCCGGCACGACTGCGCCAACGAGTCTCGCCCAGGTGTGACGAGCCGGATTCTCACGCCTCAGGAGGCGCTCGTCAAGGTGCGTGAGGTGATGGCGAGTCCGATCCTCGGTCCGATGATAAAAGTGGTGGGGATAGCCGGCCCGGGGGACCCGCTGGCCAACGAGGAGACCTTTGAGACGTTTCGGCTCGTTCGGGAGGAATTCCCCCACCTCATCGCCTGCATGAGCACCAACGGCCTCCTCCTGCCGCAAAAGATCGACCGGCTCGCTGAGCTCGGGCTCTGCAGTCTCACCGTAACAATCAACGCACTCGATCCCGAAGTCGCCGCCGCGATCTATCGCAGCGTGACATTTGGCGGGCACAGGTACACGGGGAGCGAGGGGGCGGCCCTCCTCATCGCGAACCAGCTCGAAGGGCTCAAGCTCGCGGCGCAGCACGGGATGACCATCAAGGTGAATACCGTCCTCATCCCGGGCGTCAATGACGGGGAGGTGCAAAGGGTCGCCCGGAAGGTAAAGGAGCTGGGGGCCCACGTCATGAATGTTCTTCCCCTCATCCCGCAGGCCTCCTTTGCTCACATGACGCCGCCGGACGAGGCGCTTCTTGACAAGATGCGCAGGGAGAACGAGGCTATCATCGGGCAGTTCAAACATTGCCGCCAGTGCCGCGCGGATGCGGTGGGGCTTCTCGATGGAGCGGCTGTTTCCGCCGCCGGTGCCGCGTAAGGAGGCAAATCTGGAGATAGCTCCTTTTAAGAAAGAAGATGCTGCTGTTTTTCTAGTCCATGCATGTGCGGAAGGCTGGTTATGCGAGCCGTGGGAAATTGATTTTCTCCTCAACGCCTTCCCTTCCGGGTGTCTCACCGCTCGGAAGGGGGGTGTTCCGTTCGCTTTCGTTACTGCTGTTTCCTATGGATGTCATGGCTGGATCGGGAACCTTCTGGTTCATCCAGCCGAGCGGGGAAGGGGGGTTGGGCTCACGCTGATGCAGAGAGCGCTGGCAGAACTTCGAAAGGTACGGACGGAAACGGTGTGGCTCACCGCTTCTGCCGCCGGCAGGCCCCTGTACGAGCGGCTTGGTTTCCGGGAAATAGACACGGTAAGGCGATGGGTGGGGGCCGGATGCGGAAACGCCCGAACTCTTCAGGGACAAGGGGACGTACCCGTTTTGCCCGCGGACCGTCTCGGCTGGGGGGAGCCCCGAACCCAACTGGTCGACGCGATTACCGCCCGTGCCGTTGTGTATTCCGGACCCGCAGGTTTTCTCATGGCGCAGCCTGCGGCCGGATATATCCAGATCGGCCCATGGGCTGGAGATAGTCTGCGCCAGACATTCCATCTGTTTGATAAGCTCCTTTCACATTTGGGGAAGAAGCGGGTCGTGCTGGACTCGCCTGCCGGCAATGATATCGAGGGGGATCTCCGCATGCGCAATTTTTATGCTACATCCTCTGCGAGTCTGATGTTCAGGGGGGAAAGGCCGGAGTATCGACCCCACACATCGGTGCCTTGGGCAGCCTCGGAAGCATGGGGTGAGGTCGCCAGTATTTACAGCGACAAAGAGTTGCGGTGAGGGTTAGAAGGGTGTAATCTTGCTTGTCGCATTCAGTATGAATAAAAAAAATTGACTAAAATTTAAGCAATTTAACGGTTGCCTGCTTAAAGAATAATCTGGTATCATTCGGCTGCTCAAAAAGTAGCCGTGGATCGCCAGTTCAGGGGTTCATGTTCTTTGCTGTTTCCGTTCTCCGTTTATCTCAATTTCAGTATCGAGGTTTCAAATGCTCATTGTGGCCTGCATAAAGCAGGTACCCGACACGACCCAGGTGCAGATCGATCCGGTTACCAATACCCTGGTCCGTGAAGGGATACCCTTCATCGTCAACCCGTACGACACACATGCCCTGGAGGAGTCGCTCCGGCTCAAGGACCGTTTCGGCGTGCGCGTGGCCGCCATGTCCATGGGACCTCCCAATGCGGAGGCCACCCTGCGAAAGGCGCTGGCCCTCGGGGTGGACGAGGCTATCCTGCTTTCCGACCGCGTCTTCGGCGGGGCCGACACCCTTGCCACTAGCAATGTCCTGTCCGCAGCCATCACCCGGCTGAACGAGCAGGAGGAGGTCGGTCTCGTCATCTGCGGCAAGCAGACCATCGACGGCGACACGGCCCAGGTGGGTCCCGGCATCGCCACACGTCTTGGTCTCACCCAGCTCACACTGGTGGACCGAATCGAGCATTTCGACCCGAAGGGGCGTACGGTAAGGGTGCGGCGAAAGCTGGAAGGCAGACACGAGATCGTCGAGGCGCCCCTTCCAGCGATGCTCACGGTGGTAAGGGAGCTTAACCGCCCCCGCTACCCGACCGTGCCGATGCGTCTTGCCTCTGCCGATTCCGAGGTCACCGTCTGGAACAATCAGGTCCTCAAGCTCGATGAAATGAGCATCGGCCTGAAAGGCTCTCCCACCTGGGTGAGCAGGATATTTTCTCCCGAGCGGGACAAGGGGGAAATCATCGGCGACGGGTTGAACGATCCGGAGGGAACTGCGAAGTTGCTTATCGACAAGCTTCTCGCCAAGGACCTGCTGGCTCTTTGACGGCTGCGGCTTTTGGCAATAGGTTCGTTGGCCTTCGCTCTTCCTTGTGCGGCGTAGCGCTGCTACGCCTCCGCGTCAGAGCTCGGCCGCCTGCCTCTTGCCGAAAGATCCACAGCCGAAGCTGATAGCTGCAACAATACCGAAAACCTGAAAAGGATTTCTATGACTGAACCGAAGAAGTTGAAGAAGCCCCGCGGCAAGGCGTGTCTCATCGAGGGGAAATGCATTGCCTGTGGTGCCCGTTGCGAAAGCTCCTGCCCTGTCGATGCGGTGACCATGAACGATGCGGGAGAGCCGATCATCGATGCCGAAAAATGTATCGGCTGCGTCAAGTGCGTCAAGGTCTGCCCCGCCCAGGCCATCGAAATGTTCTTCACCCCGGAGGAGCAGAAGATCCTTGACGAGATAATGAAGCAGGAGGGTGGGTCGGCCGAGGAGCCGGACGACGAAGAAGCCGCGCTGGCAAAGACCCTTTCTGCTTATACGGGTGTCTGGGTTTTTGTGGAACAGACCGAAGGGGAGGCCGCCAAGGTTTCGTGGGAGCTGCTCGGCAAGGGGCGGGAGCTTGCTGATGCTCTCGGCGTCGAGTTGTGTGCCCTGGTGGTGGGAGACAAGGTCGAGCATCTATGCAATGAGGCCTTCAGCTGGGGGGCGGACAAGGCGTATCTCGTCGACGCTCCCGTATATAGATTTTACCGCACGGAAACTTACCTTAAAGCTGTCTGCGCCCTCGTTAACAAGTACAAACCCGAAATAATTCTTATGGGTGCGACAGGTCTCGGCCGCGATCTTGCCGGCGCCGTCGCGACAGTTCTCAAGACGGGCCTCACCGCAGATTGTACCGGCCTCGGTATCGACGACAAGCGGAACCTCATGCAGACCCGTCCCGCCTTCGGCGGCAACATCATGGCTACCATCATGTGCGACAAGTTCCGTCCGCAGATGGCGACGGTGAGGCCTCATGTGATGGCGATGCCGGAGCGCAGAGAGGGGACGGGGGAGATCATCCGTGAAGAGTGCCCGGTGAGGGAAGAGGATGTCCTGGTCAAGGTTCTGGAGATCATCAGCGACAAAAAAGGGAAGGAACAGATAGATATCGCCGGAGCCGAGTTCATCATCTCCGGAGGCCGCGGCATGATGGGGAAGGAGAACTTCGCGCTTCTCCAGGAGCTCGCCGACGAGCTGGGAGGTGTTGTCGGAGCTTCCCGCAGCGCCGTGGACGCCGGCTGGATGCCCCAGGAACGGCAGGTGGGGCAGACGGGAAAAACTGTGCGTCCGAAGATATACATCGCCTGCGGCATATCCGGCGCAATTCAGCATCTGGTCGGAATGCAGGACTCCGATTTCGTCATCGCCATCAACCGGGACAAAGAAGCCCCGATCTTCGAGGTCGCAACCTACGGAATCGTAGGCGATCTCTTTCAGGTCGTACCGGCCATCATCAAGCGCGTACGGGAGCTGAAAGCAGAGCGCCAGAAGAACGTAGCCTAGGCAATGCCATAATCAGGTCGCTAAAAAACCAGGTTGCTCAAAAGCGGTCAGATCGTCACACCCGCAGAAAGTTGCCGCGGAGGCGTAGTACCCTCTGGGGCATAAACAGCGCTACGCTGCACAAGGCGGGCTTTCGAGGACGGTGGCGAGATGACTGGTTTTCAGCAACCTGCCGATTCGCAAGAGGTATACATGACACCCAACAACCCCGCAATCTTCGCCCCCCTTTTCATAGCCGCCCTTGTTTTTTTCGCCTGGAGCTGTTACCGGCGTTTCAGGCTCCTGTCGCTGGGACAGTCGGAAAACCGTTTCGAGCGCCCCGACCTGCGCATCTGGGACATGCTCCTCTACGCCTTCGGCCAGAAGAGGGTGGTGGAGAAAGCCTTCGGCATCAATCACTTCGTTATCTTCTGGGGCTTCGTCATACTCCTGCTGGCCAACGCGGATTTCCTGATTCAGGGGATGTTCCCCGGGGTCGGGCTGCATCTTCTCCCGGCGGGGGTGCACCACGCGCTTCTCTTTGCCTTCGATGCCGTTTCGCTCCTTACTCTCGTGAGCATAATGCTCGCTTTCGGACGGCGCATCTTCGTGAATCCGGACTACCTCAACACACCCTATGTCAAGGCCCGGAGCCCCGAAGCTTTCATGATCC from Geobacter sp. DSM 9736 includes the following:
- a CDS encoding flagellinolysin, which gives rise to MRLNVSENFLFASRNQTAHSLTRSKALERLATGRHINSASDDAAGLAISVGMSGRMRSLNQNIRNMNDGISLLQTADGALEEVANMLVRGRELAVQASTGTLSASNRAAVQTELAQLLQEIDRIAEGTQFNGINILNAAKVSTEDMDAILTALKSSWLQASEALIAAQYGLTGDGATLRIVLDQNPGPFLAYVSGFAGAGGKVVNQELHIDVQDFLPATLPNGGNAPMYDDRIIAHEMVHAVMGRTMNFVALSTWFKEGAAEFIHGADERLAADITNAGGGAAGRNAVVAAINGPWVSDSRHYSAGYAAVKYMDSQIAGGIQAVLNHLNTNAGSTLSQALSALSGGTYADEAAFLADFNANGAAYIAGLNLGDADTGSVGGGTATSVVPDLGGPATDDPLTGFTEIWPTAAATPSTVAVQIGADSGDTFELRLAAAGASDLGLSGVDVTVDARDAIDRFDAAIKTLSSIRGDMGADLNRLGHMLATAMNEYENLAASNSRILDADAAEETARLTRSDILLQASTALMSNIMNAPRYALSLLAA
- a CDS encoding bifunctional nitrogenase iron-molybdenum cofactor biosynthesis protein NifEN, producing the protein MARPDYYDAPECDTHQEKGAPKFCKKSEPGEGTERSCAYDGARVVLMPVTDVIHLVHGPIACAGNSWDNRGARSSGSQLYRRGFTMEMLENDVVFGGEKKLYRAILDLAERYPEARAIFVYATCVTAMTGDDIEAVCKAAQEFINKDFCSGQGGDEEATQAYAEVRRGASDGANAGMDEKPPLRVPVPVIPVNTPGFIGDKNIGNRLAGEILFKRVIGTAEPPILGEYPINLIGEYNIAGDLWGMQPLFDRLGIQILSCFSGDAKFEELRYAHRAKLNVIICSKSLTNLAKKMQKNYGMPYLEESFYGMTDTAKALRDIARELDDAVGGLEKRIMQDRVERLLEEEEAKCRERISPYRARLEGKRAVLFTGGVKTWSMVNALRELGVEILAAGTQNSTLEDFYRMKSLMHKDARIIEDTSTAGLLGVMREKMPDLIVAGGKTKFLALKTKTPFLDINHGRSHPYAGYEGMVTFAKQLDLTVNNPIWPVLNRPAPWEKEGGIAAEAEQAASHAEAFLAEDISASRVAVSTKKATVNPQKNSPALGATLAYLGIDSMLGLLHGAQGCSTFIRLQLSRHFKESIPLNCTAMSEDTAIFGGWENLKKGLKRVIEKFHPAVVGVMTSGLTETMGDDVRSAIVHFRKENPDHDAVPVVWASTPDYCGSLQEGYAAAVEGILCSLAEGGETIPGQVNLIPGAHLTPADVEELKELVESFGLVPLTVPDISNAVDGHIDAEVSPLATGGIPVSEIPKAGRSLATIYVGDSLAKAAVALRERFGIPAYGFTSVTGLSEVDRLMATLSEISGRPVPEKHLRWRSRLMDAMVDSHYQFGTKKVALALEADHLKALSRFLDGMGCEITAALSATRTRGLDSLPSGNVFVGDLEDLETAGKGADLLVANSNGRQAAAKLGIKAHLRAGLPVFDRLGAHQKVWVGYRGTLNLVFEVANLFQANANEAQKLAHN
- the nifX gene encoding nitrogen fixation protein NifX, whose amino-acid sequence is MKVAFTSTDGQIIDQHFGQCSSFFVWEIGADEAGCVGKVDALTTAEDEEDRISARANAIADCAIVYTMQIGGPAAAKLVARKIHPMKTATELPVSEIVAKLQEVLKGNPPPWLRKALHKESAGSFLDEE
- the fdxB gene encoding ferredoxin III, nif-specific, with the protein product MAYITGLRRNKTEYTPEFIVDIDMETCIGCARCYKVCAHDVLTFEELDEDDSAKMYMKVARPDNCIGCQACGRTCSKKCFSFAPVEL
- a CDS encoding NifB/NifX family molybdenum-iron cluster-binding protein — its product is MLLAVASKDGREIDQHFGHAERFLIFDVEPDAVKLVDEKHVERYCSYDADHPLRAHILQGIAKALEGCRAVVCAQIGQAPQVEMERLGLDVFVADGPIKPALQEIVKIL
- a CDS encoding NAD(+)--dinitrogen-reductase ADP-D-ribosyltransferase → MENSAFNHCNLPPWVIASRHFNENPHPLEIQGVRQANHFLFERLRTIASAEERAHIFNDYMSVKFQLHQWESQASSSARKSLRNSYLRFLRGWMMDSNSVEGAVLKGWVESRIGIPPTFHRIRIPSIHSEQYMIFAVDRTKGSARTSAINSQLDLLYEYCQYELARKLPEERHVRLFRGTNDADDYEVLEQVGRREQIVRLNNLVSFTSSEERAWEFGDTVWEIRAPLVKVFFFGGLLPQSILKGEEEFLVIGGEYRVRRIMC
- the draG gene encoding ADP-ribosyl-[dinitrogen reductase] hydrolase, which encodes MNQTTEMLSRARSAFVGLALGDALGAPAEFLTSGEITSRYGRLDDIVGGGWLRLKPGEVTDDTQMSLCIARATVAAGGWSLTGIADSFAAWLRSKPVDVGETCRRGIRRYMLKGELEAPFNQWDAGNGAVMRMLPTALFCLGDATLLEQCALSQARLTHNHPLSDAACITFGRLIHLALLGFSKNRLKREVDTLIQSHPSFSFDHYRGLATGYVVDTLQTVFHHFFISRSFEECVVGTVNQGGDADTTGAIAGALAGAYYGEAELPKRWLKKMDRRLVAELERLAEDLVKLSPLFSQDKEVVGKLQVVQK